Below is a window of Pseudomonadota bacterium DNA.
GCATAAATCGAATTTTTGATGATGTTGTGCGCTCAAAAGATGTTGAAGATGATATCAATCTTTATACTTGGAAACCTGTAGTGGATATTTATGATGATGAAGATTCCTTAGTCATAACAGCAGAGCTTCCCGGAGTAAATAAGGAAGAGGTATCTGTTGAGATTAAGGATAATATTGTTTCTATAAAAGGCGAGAGAGTTAAAGATAAAGAAATAAATAAAGAAAACTACTATCGCAAAGAAAGTAGTTACGGATCATTTTACAGAGCGTTTGCTTTACCTTCTGCTGTGAATTCGGATAAAATAAAGGCTACATTTAAGGATGGAATGTTAAAAGTTGAAATTCCTAAACCTGAAGAAGATAAACCCAAACAAGTTTTAGTAAAAGTAGATTAATATTGCAAATACATTCAGGAGAGCCAGCCAATAGCTGGCTCTATGGTATAAATTTGCTAATCAACTTATATTCATTTGAAGTTTTCCTCCAAATACCGTATTAAATAAATATGACTGAATTCTCTCTTAAAGACAGATATATCCTTGCTTCACAGTACTTTTTATATTTCGGTGTAATGGGGGCATTTTTACCCTATTTTAACCTGTATTGCTATAAACTTGGGTTTACAGGTTTTCAGATAGGTGCATTATCAGCTTCAAGATCTGTTATAATGATTATATCGCCTCTTTTGATGGGAGCACTTGCAGACCGTTTTCAGACAAGAAAAAAAATATATCTTTTATGCCATTTTACTAGCGCTGCAATTTGGTGTTTTTATTTTTTAACTTCAAGTTTCTGGGCAATGCTCATAATTACAGTTTGCTATACGGCATTTTATGCTCCTATAATATCATTCCTTGAAGCCTTCACAATAGATATCCTTGGAAAAAGAAGGAAGAAATATGGCAGTATCAGAGTATGGGGTACTATAGCTTT
It encodes the following:
- a CDS encoding Hsp20/alpha crystallin family protein produces the protein MTQIVRWAPFASMTNLQDRINRIFDDVVRSKDVEDDINLYTWKPVVDIYDDEDSLVITAELPGVNKEEVSVEIKDNIVSIKGERVKDKEINKENYYRKESSYGSFYRAFALPSAVNSDKIKATFKDGMLKVEIPKPEEDKPKQVLVKVD